In Primulina eburnea isolate SZY01 chromosome 14, ASM2296580v1, whole genome shotgun sequence, the following proteins share a genomic window:
- the LOC140811211 gene encoding uncharacterized protein At4g02000-like produces MEAQMDGLTLLDDEGDEISFTPDTLNATDEVAELCLVGTFLTERPINPKIMKQRISAIWRPGKGVTIRDIGFKRFIFQFYHRIDMRRILERGPWTFDNNFLILHHLKQEEQPLQVPLTHLNFWIQIHDLPIGYMSEAVGKQLGSFMGTFLEYDSHNNKGSWRPYMRIRVALDVGNPLKRCKKIRKSNGESFLANFKYEKLGSFCFLCGCLGHTEKFCEKLFTMTNDDGNRNWGPWIRAQDRRMISSSENKWLRDD; encoded by the coding sequence ATGGAAGCACAGATGGATGGTTTAACCCTACTCGACGACGAAGGTGATGAAATCAGCTTTACTCCGGACACCCTAAACGCGACAGACGAGGTCGCTGAATTATGCTTAGTGGGCACATTCTTGACGGAAAGACCAATTAATCCAAAAATTATGAAGCAACGTATATCCGCTATCTGGAGGCCAGGGAAAGGTGTCACTATCCGAGACATTGGATTTAAAAGATTCATTTTCCAATTCTACCACAGAATTGATATGCGAAGGATACTGGAAAGGGGACCATGGACTTTTGACAACAACTTTCTCATTCTCCACCATCTGAAACAAGAAGAACAACCATTACAGGTCCCACTTACTCATCTCAATTTCTGGATTCAAATTCATGATCTACCAATTGGTTATATGTCTGAAGCTGTGGGCAAACAGTTGGGCTCCTTTATGGGGACTTTCTTGGAGTATGACAGTCATAATAATAAAGGCTCCTGGAGGCCTTATATGCGTATTCGAGTAGCTCTCGACGTCGGGAACCCACTCAAACGCTGCAAGAAAATTCGAAAGTCAAATGGGGAGAGTTTCTTAGCAAATTTTAAATACGAAAAGCTCGGGTCCTTCTGTTTTCTTTGTGGCTGCCTTGGTCACACAGAAAAATTCTGTGAGAAACTTTTCACCATGACGAATGATGATGGAAATCGTAACTGGGGCCCCTGGATTCGAGCACAAGATAGGAGAATGATCAGTTCCAGCGAGAACAAATGGCTGCGTGATG